CTATTATGTAATTGTGTCATtcatattgacacagtttgacttctgAACACGCATTAatattccgctttaagttagctatatacagttcttacggcgccattatataagtgtgtcattcaaattgacacagtttgtctcctgaacacgtattttgctattagttagctatatacagttcttacggcgctattatgtaagtgtgtcattcaaattgacaccgtttgtctcctgaatacgttttcggtattagtttgttatatacagttaattgggcgctgtctacaagtgCGTCATTCAAATttacacagtttgacatttgaacacgcattccgctttaagttaactatatacagttcttacagcgctattctataatgcattgtgtcattcaaattgacacagtttgtctcctgaacatgtttttctctcctagttagctatatacagttcttacggcactatcatgtaagtgtgtcattcaaattgacacagtttgactcctgaacacgttttccgctattagttagttatatacagttcttttagctttgttctataagtgtgtcattcaaattgacacagtttgacatttgaacacgcattgcgctttaagttagctatatacagttcttacagcgctgttctatgaatgcatcattcaaattgacacaatttgtctcctgaacaccctttttcgctattagttagctttatacagttcattcagctttgttctgcaagtgtgtcattcaaattggcacagtttgacacctgaatacgtacgttttccgcgattttcttagctatatacaggtctTACATTGCTGctctataaatgtgtcattcaaaatgacacattttgtctcctgaacacgtttctcgctattagtgagctatacacagttcttacggcgctattatgtcagtgtgtcattcaagttgacatagtttgtctcctgaacacgtttacgctattagttagctatatacagttcttacggcactaattatgtaagtgtgtcattcaaattgacacagtttgactcctgaacacattttccgctattagttagctatatacagttcttttagctttgttctataagtgtgtcattcaaattgacacagtttgacatttgaatacgcattgcactttaagttacctatatacagttcttacagcgctattctataattcattgtgtcattcaaattgacacagtttgtctcctgaacacgtttttcgctattagttagctatatatatacaatcCTTACGGCACCATTATGTAAGTgcgtcattcaaattgacacagttggacaaatgaacacgtttttcgctattagttagttatatacatttctttcagctttgttctataagtgtgtcattcaaagtgacacatttggactcctgaacacgcATTGAACTTTAAGTTACCTATATACAGcttttttacagcgctgttctatgaaagcatcattcaaattgacacagtttgtctcctgaacacgtttttcgctattagttagctgtatacagttcattcagctttgttctataagtgtgtcattcaaattgacacataTTGACATTTGAACATGCATTCCGCTTcaagttaactatatacagttcttacagcgctattctatgATGCATTGTGTCAtccaaattggcacagtttgtctcctgaacatgtttttcgATCCTATAgctagttagctatatacagttcttacggcactatcatgtaagtgtgtcattcaaattgacacagtttgactccggaacacgttttccgctattagttagctatatacagttcgtTTAGCTTTGTTCTagaagtgtgtcattcaaattggcacagtttgacacctgaatacgttttccgcgattacttaatagctatatacaggtctaacatcgctgttctataaatgtgtcattcaaagtgacacattttgtctcctgaacacgtttctcgctatttgttagctacatacagttcttacggcgctattatgtaagtgcgccattcaaattgacatagtttgtctcctaAACACGTTTATCGCTATTAGTTAAGCTACATTgtagttcttacggcgctattatgtaagtgtgtcattcaaattgacacagtttgtctccccaAGGATCGAGGTCTcccgaacacgttttccgctattagttccctgtatacacttcttacagcactgttctataaatgagttattcaaattaacacagtttgtctcctgatgtCTACGAGAATGCCAGTTAGTTCGTTCGGAAGGGACCTTACAACCGTTGCAGATTCGCAACGTGGGCCGAGACGATacgaacaaacacaaacttaaaaaaacgTTCTGCAAGTTCAAACATACTTTCGCCAAGAGTCCCTTAACAAACCTAATTTAACAATATGCGTAAGCCTGACTTGAATCCTCCTCTACCGAACCTAGCGCAGACTGAGACCGTCAAGAGACCTGGTGACCCGCGTTCAATGACCTCACTCgtacgacccggaagtatatgatcgtaatcggttgcacggaaacccccatgcagtgcgaaATCGAGGCCGAAAACAAGCATAAAGAGCTAGTTTGAAGgctaactttgactcttcaaatctcatcccgaaataatatttgaatcaacACGAGTACTGTAGGcgatagaacaactcgtggggattacgtgggcacctttgacagcctgatttgggccaccgcgattttttaatcttttttttacgcgaccatgtcaagtgcctcaaacgggcgtccaacaaACATGGTGGCACTACTGCACgctgataaaaacaaaataggCTTTCTGCACTCGCAAACATGgagagttgaaaaaaaaaattatctatttCCACAGCCGCCCGTATGTAAGACCTGGCAACGAAGCATAGTATTTTGATTTTTATCAATTTAGTTCAGATAACCTGTTAAAGACTGAAAATCACAAAGAATTGAACCTTAGAGAGTTTAGTAAGACTATTTCCGTCGAACGCGAACCTTACCTCGTAACGCAAAAACACAAAGCTTCCTGGAGCCCAGATAACCAGATACTGCAGTGGAGAGTCTTAGCAGGCACCGGAATCGCATTCAGGGCTGTTTATATCGTCATTCTGGTTGCTTTATAGGCCGCAAGTAATGTCTGACGTGTGTGGCGTGTTTTGGCTTACTTCCTCATTGCTGAAAAATGCGGAAGTGAAACCCTCACAAAAGCGTCGCCTGGCGGTTTGTATCAAGTATGCATGTGTTGCAAGTGTACTTAATAATATGTACTCAAGTGTACTAATGTAAGATCACAACAATCTGGTTAAGTTGAAATAGTATGCATCAGTACTTGTTCAAATTAGAACCCAACGATCGATGAAAAACTAGAAATTTTACCACCCCTTCTGTTGTGTGAATGTAACAAATATCCCAAAGGAGAATCCCCCTTCCCAGACGCCACTGCGTGACAGGTGAGTACACCTGGGGATTTCCGCATACGTCACATTGACGTGCGTTGGTAACGTTATTTTCACCTGCGCCTGCTATCTGAACATGAACACTGCTTTTTTACGCCAACAAGGCTGCTATTATTCACTGCTGGTGGTACCGAGTGCAATGTGGACCCAGGATATTGTTGATGAATCCTTGTTTAACGTCCGATTCACTAGACGTTGTCTCTTGGTGCTTGTTTTCACTTGTTCCAGTTATGAGTCAAAAGTCTGTCTTGGTATTCAACTCCTGGTGACTTGAGCTTGAGTGTTTGCTGAAGTGTTTCTAGGAGAGAAAGACACAGGAAGACTACAAAGGTGTGTACATGACTTCATCTATTATGTATGTGCTCTTAGTCTTGCAGGGGATTggggtatgtttatttgttttcagttttgcATACCCGCTCCTGATATTTTTGTGGTGTACTGATGTGCACTTTGAATTTACGTACTAGATGTGTGGATCTTCCCAaaacactggacctccattCTATCAgaaggacgtccctaaccgaagcatTTACTCAAGAGTCAAGTGAGTAATAAATCTGTGTTCACCACATGCCTCTAGATCTCCCAGGGGCACAAACAGATCTCCCAGGGAAAGTGCAAGttgatacataaacataaagggGGGATTCCAGACAGGGGAAGTTGGCATTGGTACATTATTATTAAACAGTTCTGTGCCCATGTAAAATTTACAAATGACATATATTCCTGCCCTCCACCTTTCTCAAAGTGTTTTTCTTCAACTCTTTTACAGAAGAGCTTCAATACAAAATCGGACAGATTAAGAATTTCAATATTGCCggaaaaaagtaagaaattgGAGAAGTATGGAAAGCCTGTCAGGAACAACAGGCATACAAATGACCATGTCCAGACTCTCAGATGTGGCTGAGGAACTTCGAGAATTGGATGTGATGTTTAACAGTGGATTTGATCTGGATGTTGTGGAGAAAGGATTCGCACGTAAGCTGATCCATGCTATCAGTACTGAAGATGAAGTCTTGGAATGTGAGGCGTTGAAAAGTCTTGGCGATTTGTACTTGCGGAAAGCTAAGATGAAGGATCACAAGGCTGAGAATTTTAGTAAAGCATGTGGGCTGTACATAGATGTCCTGAGATATTGTAGAAGTGCAGATGAGAAACAAGTTATAGAACATCGTATTAAATATGCAGAGAAGTGTACTAAACTAAAATACTGTCAAAGTCACATGGAATCAGACATTGAGGTTTCAGATACCCACACACTGGCTGTGTCGATGGAGCTTCAcaacttgaaaaagaaaaccaAGCTGAGGGGCTATGGTATAGTTCCCTTAATTGAAGCTTATACCAAATACTTTGTAGCAGCAgttgcttgtacatgtaaatgtaaacaCAAGGAAGTAGAATCCTTGAAGAGCATTGGAGACCTATATCTTGACAAGGGAAGGATTGGCAGAAACAATGCAGCATTCAACAAAGCAGTCGGCCTATACCGAGCTGCAATGGACCGCTGTGACGATTCAGATGGCAGAGAAACGCTGGAGCACCGCATCGAGTACGCGGAGAAAGTCAAACGAAGAATGAAGGTATGACAGCTAAAAGCCATTTACAATTTCGTCAGTGATGTGGTTCTCGGTCTTTTTGTTCGTTTGTCTTGTTGTGTGCTTACAGTTCTATGATTGTCGGaatgaattgattttttttaacttaacAGTAGCATATCTTTCTCTCAAGGTCGTATTTTACATAGTCATATTCATTATGCTCGATTCTCCAAGAAAACGATGCTTTGTATGAAGTGCGAACTTAACGTCAGGATATTGTGTTTTACCTTACAAACGCAGTGTGAAATGCGAAATCCATAccactttattttgttttcagaaGCGACAAGAAGTTGGACAATCCAGGAACAACCTGGTAGTACAGGCCAGTGGACACATAGATATCAATGGCAAACAACAGGAAGACACTGACAGGTTGGTGGACAGTTTTTTAATTCTAACTTGAAACCTCAGGTCTAATTTGAAGGAACGAATTGGTTGTAATGATAGCTCATGTCTGATATAGTTAGatacaaattatgtaaattgaggcttgaattttttttaaaaagacgGAATTTTACAGTTCTTGTATTTGATATTATGGGAATTTCATTTATTGTAATATATGGTGGGCAGAAAATTGCTAGATATCAATTACTCTATGATCTGCTACAGTGACTACATGGAAGAGCTGCAAGAGGggtgcagggccctgcagacagGGGACCTGGATGCTGCGGAACAAcactttgcagctgcgcttaagGCCGTTCATGTGAAAGGTGAGACAAGATGCCTTAAATATTCACATTTCATtgaaattataattataattataattttgTTCTTGTGCTCTTTTGAAATTCTAGCTAAGAAATGTACTGTtgtgttttcaatgtatctAAATACCAATAGGCAATACAGCACAATCACAGGCAAAACGCACATGATAAATTACCTACAATGCATAAGTAACCCAGGGCCAGGGTTTCACTATAAAATAGTCTTTTCCACTGTGATTGACCACCCTAGCAATGTAAAccagaaatgaaataataaataaacCCACAAAATTGTCTGTatatttttaagactttatttTGACATAGTGCGTTCCAGGTTAGCACCGATTCATAACATGAAAATGAATTAAAATAAGATAACCTTTGATAACCCAAATCTGATTTGTCATTCAGATTCAACTACAGATGAATACAAAGAAGAGGCGGAGCCACTGTGCAAGTTGAGTGACGTTTACCTGGAAAAAGGAATCCAGTCGAAAGACGGAAGTGACTTcaatgcagcactggtaagaGCAAAAATAGAGGATAGGGAGGGCAT
The sequence above is drawn from the Branchiostoma floridae strain S238N-H82 chromosome 17, Bfl_VNyyK, whole genome shotgun sequence genome and encodes:
- the LOC118404911 gene encoding uncharacterized protein LOC118404911, with the translated sequence MSRLSDVAEELRELDVMFNSGFDLDVVEKGFARKLIHAISTEDEVLECEALKSLGDLYLRKAKMKDHKAENFSKACGLYIDVLRYCRSADEKQVIEHRIKYAEKCTKLKYCQSHMESDIEVSDTHTLAVSMELHNLKKKTKLRGYGIVPLIEAYTKYFVAAVACTCKCKHKEVESLKSIGDLYLDKGRIGRNNAAFNKAVGLYRAAMDRCDDSDGRETLEHRIEYAEKVKRRMKKRQEVGQSRNNLVVQASGHIDINGKQQEDTDRLVDSFLILT